AGCTTTGGACTTCCTAAAAGCCCTAAATGAGACACCGATGCGGTCCGTATTTGACGTCAAGACAATCGACGTAAGCCAGCCGATGATGCTGCATGTGACGACTACCCAAGGATATCGTGTTATATTCCGCCAAGAACTATATGCTGCTCAATTAAACCGGCTCTCAGAAATTATTGATTATGCCACAGCTCGCTATTGGTTGCTGAATACAGTAGACTTGACCCCATCGCGAAATGTCCCCGTCACTTATCGCGAATACACTGTTTTGAACACTCCTTCGGCAGTCTCCAACCCTAGGCGTTGAAAAATTGAACCGATATGCACACCGCGCTCTTTCACAGTAAATTTAACTCATGATCGTATGTTCTTTATTCAATCCTCTCGCCCTATCATCGTCGCATTAGATGTCGGAACTCGAAAGGTTGTTGCAGCCATCGCAGAATGTCGGTTGGAAGAGGGGTCGTTGCGTTTACTCGGACTAGGCGAACATCCGATGTATCAAATGTGCAAAGGCCAAATCCTGGACATCAAAATGGTCACACAGTGCATCCGTGAGGCCTTGTTTGAGGCTGAGACAGCGACAGATGTTGCCATCCGTGAAGTGTATTTAGCTTTTTCTAACCCCCTGACCCAATCGCTTAACGCAAACGTTAGCATCCCTATCCTTTCTCATGATCGTCGTCGCCAAAATGAAACGTTTCTACCAGAAATTCTTCCCCAACATGTCAGCCAACTAAATCAAAAGGCAAGAGAACTCACCCCACCAAAAGACACTCGACTCCTACACGACGTTGTTCGCAGTTACTACAATGACAATGGTGCTGCCGTTCCTCGGCCAGTGGGCTTAAATTCCAAGAAGTTGTCTGGCGCTTTTCATCTCATTTACGCTAATGAACTTCAAGCCGACACCTTAGTCCGAGCAGTCCAATCCCTAGACGTCGAAATCACAAAGCTTGTCGCCGGCACATATGCCACTCCTTTTGCCGTCCTTACACAACAAGAACGCAAAGAAGGGGGCATTGTAGTAAATCTAGGCGGCGGAGTCACGGAAGTGTCTGTTTTCATGGATGGAGGAATGATCTATAGCCACGTCCTCGGAATAGGTGGGGATACTCTCACTCAGGACATTATCCTTGCTTTCAAAGAGCACCTCCCCCGTTTCCCAATCAATTACGCACTTGCTGAGGAAATCAAAAAACAATACGGTGCAGCAGCCTGGAACAGTGCCGAGGAGAAACAAATCATCACTCTTCGTAATCCGAATGATGCCCAACACACAATAAAAATCAAACGC
The genomic region above belongs to Candidatus Methylacidiphilales bacterium and contains:
- the ftsA gene encoding cell division protein FtsA, with product MFFIQSSRPIIVALDVGTRKVVAAIAECRLEEGSLRLLGLGEHPMYQMCKGQILDIKMVTQCIREALFEAETATDVAIREVYLAFSNPLTQSLNANVSIPILSHDRRRQNETFLPEILPQHVSQLNQKARELTPPKDTRLLHDVVRSYYNDNGAAVPRPVGLNSKKLSGAFHLIYANELQADTLVRAVQSLDVEITKLVAGTYATPFAVLTQQERKEGGIVVNLGGGVTEVSVFMDGGMIYSHVLGIGGDTLTQDIILAFKEHLPRFPINYALAEEIKKQYGAAAWNSAEEKQIITLRNPNDAQHTIKIKRLPIMQITQARMAETLEIILDLLQKEHFWPRFSGPLYFSGGSSKLPGISELASKIFPERIQPQLCRPLPFDGDQKLMHRPELATVFGTLAYAHRNEMRIYARRPLVRIRHSLKKMWADMKLFF